The following is a genomic window from Episyrphus balteatus chromosome 1, idEpiBalt1.1, whole genome shotgun sequence.
ctttttcaGGTAGCGATAACCCTAAATCCAGGCACAAATTGGCTTCCATTTTCGTTTTCGTTTTTAATACAGTTTgggtaaaatttgattttcttgtattaaaaaaaaaagaagacgagtATTTAGTTTCAATTCTTAACCAAATAAAGTTATAGTTTAGATGCaagggaatttttttaattaaaattttcttatatttcaaaattacatattaatattttgtatttgtagtggagtaactaaagctcaaaaattggcaatattagggaacccggccgaacagcttagattttgatgatcttttttttcaaacgtcggtaattaaaaatactttaaagtctatagattaaaaattgccggtgttgccgttttgattttttaaatttaattgaagatttttttgaacaaaaacaattttttttcaaaaatttttcttaaaattcataaattaattgatgccaaaagattgtctaggaaattcaaggaaaaaaaatgtatgggagtgagggacaatcttccatagttcaagcgatagatgcaattttgttattaattgacttcaaacacaaaaaaaaatatttgaacacaacggcaacacctacaatattcaaatatacattttttaaaatctagaagcttagtcatatatgtaaaattaaaatgaagttaattgaatgaacggcttttgaaagaatggtaattgaactcagatttttgaaaaaaaaaaattattgaaaaaattttaacatgtcgttttttaaacttggtcgtaatgtaaaatgcatttattttcaaattttttggccgcatttattatgatttcaaattataaaaggaaatgtcaatatgtattacggtttatgaaaaaaattaaaaagtatttcattttcgaagaactttttttaataaaagttttgaaaaaaaatgtaacttatttttttttttaagttcaacatctaaacataaaattattttttattcatttaataacccttactgttgaaagttaaatacaaaaaatttaaagttcctatttaccacagtatttgagaaaattaattatttcaatgcaaaaattcagttttaacaaaaaaaaaccattgaaattgaagtaatttttcattttttttttcaaaagtgtgatatattttaccttttttgcttcgaaattcaactgataatatttatggccaaacattttttttaaataaattcatattttattagaaaaagtttggaaaaaagtaattttaaatttttctaataacatttttttttttaattctgagtttgaggaccattttttcaaaaagtcttgattaaatttagtggattcaaatttaagagataagaatgagcttctggctttttaaaaatgtattttaaagtattgtaggtgttgccgttgttttcaaaatattttttttgtgtttgaggtcagaatgttagaaaattgcatttatcgcttaaacgatggaagattgtcccttactgcctttaatatattttccttaaattaaagagaatcttttgctatcatttgttttatgaaatttaagcaaaaaaaatgtttctgttaaaaagaaattaattttaattttaaaaaacaatacggcaacaccggcaatttttaatctatagactttaaagtatttttaattacctacgtttgaaaaaaaaatcgtcaaaatcagagctgttcggccgggttccctaataatttggtttagttactctactattgaaactaattcattttaattttttgtatttgaaattaataataaaattattaaaaaactgtgtaatcaaatcgcaatattaaaaattaataatttttgttttgaaaaaggccTTATTCCAAAGGTTGTACtacgacagaatttttaaccgtgtggTATTGTTTTCAGCAAATTACTgagttttggtttgcagggtaAAAGcttaataaaattgtattaaaattattaggcatttaatatttaatagctTATGGCTAAGAAACCACTCGTGTGAATTAAAAAAGACTTTAAGACAAGCTTTATCAACAGGAAATAACACAAAATAAGCGAATGATAATCGCACTTTATATAGTtatctataaaaaatattatttttttctttaaagaccCATAGTtataaatatgaacaaaatttaaaaatcaagcatttcaaacacaaaaaataacggtTCTTTGGGTTTAGTGCTAAATTTAAAtgccaaagttaaaaaaacgtACTAAGTACAAATTTCAAGTCAATATTTTTGCTGCCAAATTTCCcctcttaaataaaaaagaattgaaataaaTCGACTTAAAAAACTGAGGGGGCAATTGGTGGAGAAGCTCGAGGACCGCTTTTTTGTAGGTGCCTTAgacttcaaagaaaaataaaatgcaaagaaaGTCCTGTCAATAATTTGTATGATGttaatgaaaaattcaaaactttcaaTTTCTACTTATTACTAATAAAGATAAAACATTTGGTTGAGaatacgataacttaggcgacaagatttgataacggtttttttttttgtagaggagttcaatacaatcgtTTTTTTCTATGGGAAAAGGGGGTCTACCTCCaaccgtttaggcgggaggggcaattttctaaaataaaaacagaaaaaaaaaattatttgaaaataacgctaattctaatttttaaataaaattatttaaattaattgttctcggaataatcaacttcaaagtcaaaatttggaaaaaaaaagtctaagaaaacacattaaatacttatttatcgataaaataatctgcctcaattaatttcttatctaATTCTTTAAACCATAATGCTTCTATGTgttctagtttttaagaaaattgaaaactaaaaaactacctttttatcagatttgtattttttagctgttttcgtgcTTACATAAACATAATGCTTGCAAGCAACCCTTGCAACGCCCCTACTTGGGCTTACTATTATAGGATTTTGGGTTTGAGTTTGAGTGtaggcaaattttcttcaaaatttaaaggttgtttcgaatccaaaagaaactttgtacatacccaaccttgCCCCACCACAAATCCTATCGTGTGCCCGAGCAAGGGGGCTGCATGCCCCCTTACCCATCTTACTTTGATACGCCTTGAACTTCTAaccttacttacttacttacttagggtgaccagtgccgtaaggcggctacaatccgctgtggatttgggcctcaaccaacaagcttcgccatCCATGGGGGTAAGCCTTGTCGTGGCGGATGGGCTTACGGTGACTACTACTATGAAGCTTAGAGCTATGCGATCGCGAAACTTGTTTTCGCAGAAGGGCCTCCCATGGTCGACAGGTCGAAGCGGAGTAGGCTGTTGCTACTAATTACCCCCCCAACGAAGGAGTGTTCCCACCAAGGCACTTCCAACAAATGACGGTAGCGGAAGAATTCTTTTTCAGAATCAACGGTAGCGTCACCAGTTCCAGTAAGGccgaactacttggtgaacACCTTATATGAGCTACTCAGACATATTCAGAGCACAGGTCTATAAGGAGCGGCTTAGCCAACCTCTCGTCCTTGGAGGAGCCTGGCCCTCCAGGTTGGGGGCTTCTGCCGTCGGGGTAACTGCCCGACCAGAAGTAGGATGTAGTTATGGAATGACGACCCTAACAAACGAAATAAGGACAACGAACTTCTAACCtatatcatttttatttgtttttaagaattcgttttctttcaaaatttaaaagtttcttcgaatccaaaagaaactttgtacatacccaaGCTTGATCCCACCCTAAATCCTATAGTGTGCCCAAGCAGGGGCACACTATAGGATGCGCCTTGAACTTCATACATttaccgtttttttaaaaatcgcgaGATTCTTGGGACCGATTTAAAATATCCTAAGCGAAGCAACGAAGTTGTCGGAGCGGGCCAGAGGGCCCAAAAAGGTaatgaaaagaaaatgaaaatctgataaaatggtaattttcttattttcaattttctcggaaactagaaggcataaaaacatattttcagtatttgataagaaattaattgaggtCGTTCATTTCATTGATTGATTTCGTATTTAAATTCAcagtcttggtaaaaatagtattttatgtgttttaaaattttttttttttcccaaattttgaatttgaagttgattatttcgaacacaattaattgaaataatttgatttaaaaattaaattaagtgtacaattttgaaaaagggtatcattcattactgtaagtgttgtcgttgttttttaatatatttttttaatttttcgtcatattttagaaaattgcctctCCCACCTAAAAAGGGGGAGAtagccctactaacaattttgcttctataatgctttacagaagcaacaattgcatctgtaaagctttatagaaccaaaattgtttgtcgggagaCGACCCTCctttagtaaaaaatgatcctctagaaaaaaccgttatcaattcttgttgCCAACATTTGAATTCATCTTACCTCCCGGATGAAAATCCATGTATCGCGTTATATTATAAACATTCCCTCGTATTGCCATCCACGCGTCATCGTTGGTGCAATGTTTACTTAATTCCTTCAAACTTACTGAAAATACAGCTCCATTTGTTCCTGACAAATCACATCCTGAGTTTCCTAGTCTTATCCAGTCTATAAGGGAATGACCAGGCTTAAGGGCACATTTATTTCTTGGATTTCCTTTAAAATTGATgttcacaattaatttcttcatATTAGTTAAgtacattaaatttattttacccGTTGCAGATCCTGTGCTTTGATGTTGGACTGGAGATGCCAACTTAAGTGAAGATGTTGGGGGTTGTAACCTGAGAGTATTATTCTGTGGCACTGACATCGTTAGGagcttaaaattaatattaatgggtcatttattttttttaaatataaaacattttttattaaattttgttgttgtttctatagcctgttttcacaaCAGTCAAAATGAGAATTTCGCAAATAAAGTCAGTTAGAATTTCAAATGAAGTAATTTtctagaacaaaaatgttttaaaataataggggttttcacgatctggtgcaagaGGACtagtaaaattatatatattttttttaatatgtaggaATGTAGATCATGAACGCACGTTATATTATAATCTGTAGTATGAAGCAGATGTGAAAATTATTTAcacatttgtttttcatttaagacttagaggatataatatatggagtgcttgtgctgttagttccgtgaagcttttatagagggctctagtttctttaagtttttcgatgagtgcatccatcattttattttcattcgatggctgtcatcaacaagcgtgtttatttacagctgcagAACCGGACTcacactgaaaaacgaaggcagtgACCCCTATctatgcatatggcgttacaatgtattaggtaagggaacaagcactccatatattatatcctctaagattTAAAATGACACTAAATACTAGACCAGTTCCATCGGATCCTGAATATCCGTAATGTACatataataaatttctttatgaAATAGAATCATAAATATCGCAATACTTCGATTCCCCGTTTAAATAATGGTGttgggggaagtggtcacccttcgtacagtgagcataaaacaaaaactaaacggtattcaaacacgtgcttactcgagtgcatagacatagtaggcatcgagctgctagataaattttgaatcctaagtgcaacggattcggtcgccacaagacttttagtgctttttagtgctctgagtaatttttttatgtacatttgataCCATattgtgtttaagttaagtatgtttttggctaaactgtaatgaagaattgttgattaaagtgttaaatttgtgtttttattataaatattgcaaaatctcagtacattttttcaaaaatcgatttttctgcattatgtacagcttgggaagcattcgtacagtcaaacatggggcacattcgtacgcatacgtatgcccgccagtaaattttcttgagcagataacaatcaaaacacggagttacagttttattgaaatgaaatttaaacctctaaaattagtttttcgcattctatggtaaattaaggttggtatttttatatatgtaaataataatttgtttcagaatcatcgaatcgcgaaaaattaagttttttatttgtttttttttgagtcaagttcaattaattaataaattaacaagtaattaaatgttttaaaactgatatttggcatttgacaaatcaaaagttagtcaaattaacgttttaaatatcctgtacgaatgtaccccatgtgctgtacgaaggtaccccacgggtggggaggattcgtacaaaaatctaatcctagtaaaatggctataactatttaagcctttgacttagaagtgtcaaatttttttgtaaagtgtaataatattcatattacaaataaagtccattttctcgaagctggactgagtaaataaataactaaaaaaaaataagtaaaaactgtacgaagggtgaccacttccccctatgaGTGTTTTCCTTACAGCAACGGCTTGTATGCATAAAACATAGTAAATACtagcaatatgaaattaataagtataaactagGTTTGTTTGGGTTccttttggacaaaaatatgaaacctgtcaaattttaaggagtggggatgaaatcctcttagagaaaaattgtgtaaaagtacCAAAACGCCAGTAGCACAAAATTGTCTGCTActttttcaacaacaacaaaaatgtaaacaacaaccAATTGTTATGaacgatacatttttcaaaaggcagaatattaaactttattttaattttaaatcaagtattaatcaatattttttgatttcaaagtcaaattttgggaataaaaagttgaaagttacactttcaaggtcatatatatatatgatatgcaccgctgaggcctgccagaccaaaattattttactaaTCATGTTAAAAATTACCACTGTAAGAATTTTaagccttacaagagctaccttagtcaaataagccactagctcttggactTTTATGTAACTTAGTTTTTGGGGTAACACAGTAGATAATTTAGCTtgacaaaatctaaaaaaaaaacatgtttgcaATTCAAACGTGGTAGAGGTGAAActttaataaatcatttttcttataaattgatcataaggagttaagtcaagaggaagaCAGAAAACGAAAAGCCATTTTTCTACAGAATTAtattacatatttcaaaaagaattcccACATTGGTAATTGATCACATTGATATTTCCaagtttcttttataaattaagctttgttatcaatataaacaaagattttcttgacttaacacctttggaccaagtttatttatgaagactaaatggctctagagtgttaagtcaacacaatttttttttaagaacggtcATTTTCCGGTCAGcagcatatggatattaaaaaagatcttatagataatgtttctgcatcattactttttcaaaataataatattcagatttacaaac
Proteins encoded in this region:
- the LOC129918355 gene encoding cytochrome b5 reductase 4 isoform X5 gives rise to the protein MIFQFAAITKYNSGHKQKISRLETFVRLSPQNPYVYSLLTMSVPQNNTLRLQPPTSSLKLASPVQHQSTGSATGNPRNKCALKPGHSLIDWIRLGNSGCDLSGTNGAVFSVSLKELSKHCTNDDAWMAIRGNVYNITRYMDFHPGADFMFQSAVRSQSDRSAL
- the LOC129918355 gene encoding cytochrome b5 reductase 4 isoform X6, whose protein sequence is MIFQFAAITKYNSGHKQKISRLETFVRLSPQNPYVYSLLTMSVPQNNTLRLQPPTSSLKLASPVQHQSTGSATGNPRNKCALKPGHSLIDWIRLGNSGCDLSGTNGAVFSVSLKELSKHCTNDDAWMAIRGNVYNITRYMDFHPGDFMFQSAVRSQSDRSAL